A stretch of Sphingomicrobium flavum DNA encodes these proteins:
- a CDS encoding PaaI family thioesterase, whose protein sequence is MSTLPPYAQVLRLSPERVGGKLRFTMPFGDDVAGRPGFLHGGAIAGLMEFTAFAALADEIGDDRVAMKPVTITVDYMRAGIHEDTYAEAVIERLGRRIANVEVFAWQKDRDTPIASARLNFMLDRPQRHTA, encoded by the coding sequence ATGAGCACGCTTCCGCCATATGCACAAGTCTTGCGCCTTTCACCCGAACGGGTGGGGGGCAAGTTGCGATTCACCATGCCCTTCGGCGACGATGTGGCGGGGCGACCCGGCTTCCTGCATGGCGGGGCGATTGCCGGGCTGATGGAATTCACCGCCTTCGCCGCGCTGGCCGACGAAATTGGCGATGATCGTGTGGCCATGAAGCCGGTCACCATCACCGTCGACTATATGCGCGCGGGTATTCACGAAGACACCTATGCCGAAGCGGTGATCGAGCGGCTGGGGCGGCGGATTGCCAATGTCGAGGTCTTTGCCTGGCAGAAGGATCGCGACACGCCGATTGCCTCGGCGCGCCTCAATTTCATGCTCGACCGGCCCCAGCGGCACACGGCCTAG
- the purS gene encoding phosphoribosylformylglycinamidine synthase subunit PurS has product MKARVTITLKNGVLDPQGKAIHHALEGLGFDGVDGVRAGKVIELDLADGTSDETIDEMCRKLLANTVIENYSVEKVG; this is encoded by the coding sequence ATGAAAGCGCGTGTCACCATCACCCTGAAGAATGGCGTATTGGACCCCCAGGGCAAGGCCATCCACCATGCGCTGGAGGGCCTCGGCTTCGACGGAGTGGACGGTGTGCGCGCCGGCAAGGTGATCGAGCTGGACCTGGCCGACGGCACCAGCGACGAGACCATCGACGAGATGTGCCGCAAGCTGCTCGCCAACACCGTCATCGAAAATTACAGCGTGGAAAAGGTCGGCTGA
- the purQ gene encoding phosphoribosylformylglycinamidine synthase subunit PurQ encodes MNSAVIVFPGSNCDRDMAVALQGVTGKAPAMVWHRDSELPAGTDFIALPGGFSYGDYLRSGAMAARSPIIKAVVEAANKGVPVLGVCNGFQVLTETGLLPGALMRNSSMHFICKDAALTVETSQSLFTQGYEKGETIHIPVAHHDGNFQADAETLDRLEGEGRVAFRYADALNGAARNIAGILNDGGNVLGMMPHPERAFEAAHGNMDGRRLFEGLLETVA; translated from the coding sequence ATGAACAGCGCGGTCATCGTTTTTCCGGGGTCCAATTGCGATCGCGACATGGCGGTGGCGCTGCAAGGCGTGACCGGCAAGGCACCCGCCATGGTCTGGCACCGCGACAGCGAGCTGCCCGCCGGCACCGACTTCATCGCGCTGCCCGGCGGCTTTTCCTATGGCGATTATCTGCGCTCGGGTGCGATGGCGGCGCGTTCGCCCATTATCAAGGCGGTGGTGGAAGCGGCCAATAAGGGCGTGCCGGTGCTGGGCGTGTGCAACGGCTTCCAGGTGCTGACCGAAACCGGCCTGCTGCCCGGCGCGCTGATGCGCAATTCGTCCATGCATTTCATCTGCAAGGATGCCGCGCTGACGGTCGAAACCAGCCAGTCGCTGTTCACGCAGGGCTACGAAAAGGGCGAGACGATCCACATCCCCGTCGCGCACCATGACGGCAATTTCCAGGCCGACGCCGAGACGCTCGACCGCCTTGAAGGCGAAGGCCGCGTCGCCTTTCGCTATGCCGATGCGCTCAACGGCGCCGCGCGCAACATCGCCGGCATCCTCAACGATGGCGGCAATGTGCTGGGCATGATGCCCCACCCCGAACGCGCCTTCGAAGCCGCGCACGGCAATATGGATGGACGAAGATTGTTCGAGGGGCTGCTGGAAACGGTCGCCTGA